From Amphiura filiformis chromosome 20, Afil_fr2py, whole genome shotgun sequence, a single genomic window includes:
- the LOC140142321 gene encoding carnitine O-acetyltransferase-like: MTKIIGMERGELLETTQAKNTLSSCRVPGLETDTLSTFSESRHVVVLHKGSAYKVDVIQANGQPLSAEEIYQQLRAVTMARREDASPSIAPFTALDRPTWASMRESLIQRGASESINVMESAILALSLEERTAPDTRSEVIEATRLGNNVPQQARYYDKTINLVVFKDGKAGILMEHTILLYILFLLYLFVVLFIYVLFMCYMLPSCKKKS, from the exons ATGACCAAGATTATTGGCATGGAACGGGGCGAACTGTTGGAAACCACCCAGGCCAAGAACACTCTGTCGTCATGCAGAGTTCCCGGACTTGAGACGGACACTTTATCTACTTTCTCAGAGTCGCGACACGTTGTCGTGTTACATAAAGGGTCTGCTTATAAG GTCGATGTCATCCAAGCAAATGGGCAGCCATTATCGGCAGAGGAGATCTACCAACAACTACGAGCAGTGACTATGGCTAGACGCGAAGATGCCTCGCCCAGCATTGCTCCATTCACAGCACTTGATCGTCCAACCTGGGCAAGTATGCGTGAGTCTCTAATCCAAAGAGGCGCAAGTGAATCCATCAATGTCATGGAGAGCGCAATCCTTGCCCTCAGCTTGGAGGAAAGAACCGCTCCAGACACCAGAAGTGAAGTTATAGAGGCCACCCGTCTTGGGAATAATGTGCCCCAGCAAGCTCGCTACTATGATAAAACTATCAACCTCGTAGTATTTAAGGATGGCAAAGCAGGTATTTTAATGGAGCACACGATATtgctttatatattatttttactttatttgtttgttgttttatttatttatgtcttgTTTATGTGCTATATGCTCCCATCTTGTAAAAAGAAATCATAG